The sequence TCTCAGCCCTGGAGACCAGCTCTTCTCGCCGGGGATTTCCACTGGGCAACCCCTTCCTGAGGGTCATTGTTCAGAGAAGGCAACGGGACCTTTAGGGTCAGAGTCTTTGCTGCTATTGGCTTGTCAGGTTGGATCTGAACTTGAGCTGGTTTCTACGCACAAGAATAAAACTAATTTGTCCTGTCCTTGAAATCAGAATTGGAGACACGAATTTAGGATGCGTTAGACTGCCTGATCATTCAAAATATCTTCTTCCCTTTCAAAGTGAGGAATCCATTTCTTGGGGGAAATTATAAATCTCTGCTCTGTTGACCTCAGGCCTGGCTATGTCACTTTTTTGGGCCAACAAAATGCGGGTGGAAGTGAAGCGGTGCATTTCATTTCGATCAGCTCTAAGAGCCGGGGCATAGTCCACCCCATGCTCCTGTGTCTCTGCTCCAAGACCAGCAATATCTCAGGTAGGGTTTCAGCTTCATCCTGGATCCCAGGGAGGAGCTGAGACTCAGCCTGCCAAGAAGGGCATGTTGCAGGAGCGAGCAATAGACCCTTGTTGTTATAAGCCGCTGAAATTTGAGAGTCCTCTGTTATCACCGCATAACCCAGCCTGAGTGGACCGATACAAGAGCCATCAGTGAGGAGGCGGTTGGTGAATCCACGGGGATATATGGGACGACTCCAGAGAGACTataaagagggaagagagacgaGAGACCAGGACAGGATCCCGAGGAGCTTGAGTGTTTAAGaagtgggaagaagaaagagaaccaGGGCGTGTGACcgagaaggagcagccagaagCTGAAGGAAGGCGAGGAGAGCGTGACATCATAAAAGCCAAAGTGGGAGGGAATTACAAGAAGGAGTTGGTGCGGAGGGGCTCAGACGCTGCTGAGAGCCCTTCTGGGGTGAGGACTGGAGAAGCAATGAAAGGATTTAGCTAGGAAGAGATTGGTGGTTTTGAGtggagctctggagccagaagcCAACTGTAGCAGCTGCGGTGACTGGAGTAGGACGGGAAATGGAGCCGGTGGAAGGGAAAGATGGAGAAGTGATTGGGGAAAAGAGCGTGGATTAAGAAAGGATTTTATAAAAGGGGAGACTGCTGATGGGCAGATACCTTATGGAGGAAGGAGATAGGAGGGGCTAGGAGGGGGCACTGGCCCAAGTTAGGAAAGAAGGTAGCTCACCCATTGTGATAGGAGAGCAAGGAGAGTGTGGGGGGCAGATGGGAGATGTATGAGGAGTTTCTACCTGGCAGATTCCATGAGGTACAGGGCAAAGTAATCTGtttggagaaagagagaacatgGTGGCATAGTGCAcatgaggaagcagagaagatTTGAAAGAGCTGGAGTAGagggtggccccgtggccgagtgggtgAGTCAGCATGCtgagcttcagcagcccagggtttcacaagttcagatcctaggcacagacctagcactgctcatcaagccatgctgaggcggcgtcccacacagccgagccagaaggacctacagctagaatatgcaaccatgtactggggggctttggggagaagaaggaggaaaaaaaaaacattggcaacaggcTATCTCAgataccaatctttaaaaaaaaaataaagagctgaAGTGAAACTTTCAAGAAACAGAGGTTTGAAGAAACAGTGATGTCACAGAGATAGATGGGAATAAGTGGAAGAGCCCGGTTCCCAGATTTCAGCCCCCGAATATTCATCTTCCACTGCCCTCCGTGGATACTGAATAGAAGGACACTTGGCAGCTTCCTACCAATGACCGTCTTGGGAAATGGTGGAGGCAGAGCCGTCCATGCAGCCGGAATTCTTCAGCGTTGAGGGGTCACTCCTTTCATGTCCACGGGTATCATTAAGGATGCTTTCCACTGTAAGTAACAGGAAGCCCTACCTCAATGGGCTTAAAAAGTGAGGTATATTTATGATCTCACACAAAGGTGCAGacacaaaaatctttaacaaaatattagcgcATGGAATTCAGCAATAGatcaaaagaattatacaccatgacacACTTGGGCTCATTCTAATGGCGCAAGGCTAgttgaatatttgaaaatgaatccACATAATCCACCAAAACAGgctcaagaagaaaaatcacttgattatatcaatcaatcaatgcagaaaaagcatttgccgCACTTCAACGGCCATTCGTCATTTTCAGAAACTCTTAGAAAGATGGGGATGGAGAGGAGCTTCCTCAACTTGATCAAGAGCAGCTACAGAAAGCCTGCAGCTAACACGACACTTCACGGTGGAAGACCGATGCTTTCCGTCTGAGATCGGGAAGGAGGCAAGAACGCCCTCTCTCCCCATCTTATTCAACGTAGCACTGCAGTTCTGCCCAatgcaatacggcaggaaaaggaaataaaaggcacagagatcggaaaaggagaaatgaaactGCAGATGACACCATTGTCCACACAAAAGGAAGCCCACAGTGGAACTTCAACAACTTTTTAGGTGACAGCTCTGAGATTCCTCGCATGAGACCTCCACCCTGACATAGTCGCCCCGGGTTTAGAAGCACAGGAGGTTTAGGAGAATGAACCACGGACACGGGTTTGACTCGTAGCCTTAGAAATACTCACAGGTACAGAGCCTGGGTCCATGATAAGCCCTTGTCCCGCTGATTGGACCAGCCACAGCCTCCCTCTGAGCACCTTATTACTTGGTGTAATGACTTCTTGAGATGTTTAAGTCACTGCGATGAAATCTTCCGTTTCTTGTGGCTGAAGGCATCCTTAGGGATCCTTTCACTCCTCATCCTTCCTGTCatattccctccctccctctctctcctgtccccCTGTTCTCCCCCTTCTTGATCTGTACGTTCCCCGCACCCTCCTTAGCTCTTCCCCTGAAAACACGCCCTCAGAGGACCACAGGCACATACGCAGCCCAGCATTCATTTATACAGTCACATACTAACAAGGTCAATGTCAAAGACAAATCGTTTATTTTCACACGTTGTATAAAAAGTGCAAGAGTAAATGCATGACAAATAGGGATCTGCAAGCAATAATCTAGGAGAGGTATTTGGTACACAAATCATGTCTAAGGGGATGGGACAGGTTGCCGGTGGGTGTCAGGGGTCAGACACACAGGTGTCCACTGGCCACACACGTCAAGTCCTTGGTGAGGAGACGGAAGAGGTTGAACATGACGGAGGCTTCGAGGCAGCCCCAGGGCTCCTGTGGGGAGGAAGCGCAGGGTCAGTGGCCGCCCATCACCTGGGCTCCCAGTTGCCCCAGACACTGGTCTCTCCCTGGGCGCTCACCTTCTTTGGGGCCTTGTGGAGCCGGTGCAGCcactggaggaggcggccctggggcctgggacccactgtgggcagaggagggaggtgagTGAGGCGGGGCCAGGGCCGGAGGGGGACAGATGGGGGGTCAGAGCCCACACACACACGGCCCGGCTCCCCAGGGCACTCACACAGACCTGCAGTTCAGAGTGGATGTGGCTCAGTGTGCCAAGGGGCCAGTCCAGGACGTCCCCCAGGGACGAGTTAGCCAGCACCCACAGAGTCAGGCCCAGCTCAGCCTCCAGGGCCACGGGGCACTCCCACACctgaggatggggagagaagacAGGTGAGGGCCGCACGTGAGAGAACAGGTGAGCAGGACCGAGGAGGGGACAGTGAAGGTGAAAGACAGGGGACAGGTGGGAGGGCAGAGGCACGGTGGTCAGGTGAGGGCAAGAGGTCCGGGGGACTGGCGGGGGGCGGGCAAGGGGTCAGCGACagtgagaaggagagaaggagaagctgaAGGGGCCGCCTGAGGAGCCAGCCAAGGGGGCCGGGTGAGGGCCGGGGGCCTGACTCCCCCCACTCACCTGCAGCTGCCTCAGGTCCCAGGTCCTGGGGAAGGGGCGGGAGCGGCAGGTGTGGTTCTTCAGCCGGAAGGACCCTCTCTAGAGGGCAAGGGCGGAGGTCAGCCCCCAACAGGAGGGTTGGTGGGGGACTCCTGAAGGTGTCCTTCACTGTCTTAAGGCACCTTCCCCGGCTCCATTCCTGACCCCTGAGCCCCTGTCACAGAAGGAGGACGCAGGCGCTGCCCTCAGCTCCATGGCCCAGGCTCCACCTCGGTCTTGTCTGCATGtctggcctcagtctcccctccTGGGTCTCAGCCTGCTTCTCTGTCCCCAGCTGTGTCTCTGAACTTCCTGCTCCATCCGGGACATAATTCTTGCCTCAGCTCCATGGTGCAATGTTTAGCCTGGACACACGGGCAGTTGGGCTGATGCAGGAGAGCACAGCCCGAGGGTGGCACGTGTTCCTAGGGGAAGCCCCAGGCTGGGGACgctgggagcagggcagggccaggagagCCAGGGACCCAGGGAGAGGGTCACTGACGCAGAAGGTGACTTCCTCAGCTGCACCATCCTCAGGGCTGGGGCCGCTTCGACCCACAAGGAGCGGTGGTAGGTGTgtgatggggggtgggggtggtgagggAGCATTTCCATGAAGGGGCTGGAGGCTCCCAGAGCGAGGCTGCTAGGCGAGGGGAGATGACCAGGGAGAGGGCCGCGGTGGGTGGGAAGAGGAGTCAGAAAGGGGGGACAGCAGAGAGTAAAGACAAGGACggggctcctctcccctcccccagctgctgaagTCCGAGTTGGGAATGAATGTGGCTGCTGAGGCATCTTGAAATATCATTTATGCTCCTCTCTACTTTCAAGTTCCAGTAGCTATTAAAGCTGCCATGGGTGGCTTTTTAATGAATGCATTAATGAAGAGCGCATAAATTACTATAGCACAGCTCGACACAATATTGTGACGACTGCATTACAGTACAAACTGGATTCCTTTGTCCTGCGTACTTTCTTTTATTCTGAGAAGCTTTGCAAGGCTGCCACGAGGTCCGATGAATGAACATGCTTAAGAATGCCCGCCCTAGGGGGCTGCCAAGCAGAGAACCGGGTCCCCGGAGGACGGAACAGAGCCTGCCAACCGGACCACTCACTGGGCTGGGAGGTGGTGGAGAATGACGCGGCTGTGGATTCATCCACTGATTTGGGAGGTCTCTGTGTTACAGCGGCTCGGCCGGTGTGTGGACTCTACTCGGTGTGGACTGACTGGTTTGAGCTGTTCTCACTCGCAGGGGCAGACCCGGGATCAGCGGGGCTTGAAGCTCACACAATTTAGGGGCTCCTTTTAAATAACATaatgggtgcagccactatggaaaacagtgggGAGAGtgctcaaaaatttaaaaatagaaataccgtacaatccagcaattccacctctgggtatgcaaccaaaggagatgaaaacacgaattcaaaaagatacatgcacccccatgttcactgcaacattattcacaataaccaagacatagaagcagcctaagtgcccagcgatagacgaatggataaagaagatgtggtatatatacaatggaatattactcagccataaaaagaaggaaatcttgccatttgtgacaacgtggatggaccttgagggcattacgttaagggaaataagtcagacagagaaagacaaatactgtacgatctcactcatctgtagaatctaaaaaaaagaacaacgcAGAGATGCAGAAaatagattggtagttgccaggagGGGGCGAAATGGGTgagggtggtcaaaaggtacgaacttccagttataaaataaataagtcacagggacgtaatgtacagcgtggtgactatagttgataatactatattgtacatttgaaaattgctgaaagagtaaatttttttttatttttattttttccggATGTAcgtcatatttcgaattctgtatacattacatcatgttcaccacctgaacactaattatagtgcgtCCCCTCACaggtgaccctaatcaccccttttgccctccccctcttccccaatgttaaccaccagtccaatcttcaatactatgtggggttttttttcagttgtttttatcttctacttatgagtgaggtcatatggtatctgactttctccctctgacttatttcactcagcataataccctcaaggtccatccatgttgtcacaaatggctggatttcatcatttcttatggctgagtagtattccattgtgtataaataccacatcttctttatccattcgtcccttgatgggcacctaggttgcttccatgtcttggttattgtgtataatgccacaatgaacataggggtgcaagtatctttatgcgtttgtgttttcaagttctttggataaatacccagcagtggaatagctggatcatatggtagatctacccttaattttctgaggaaactccatactgctttccatagcggctgcaccagtttgcactgccaccagcagtgaacaagggtttccttctgagagagtaaatcttaaatgttctcatcacaagaaaaaaaattataactatgtgtggtgacgaACGTTAACCAGACTTATGGTagtgaccatttcacaatatacacagatattgaatcattatgctgtacacctgaactcatataatgttatatgtcaattgtatctcaataaaaaaaagaaacataatggaaaaacattttttttgctcattttacaAAAACATGTGACTCTGTGAACACATTGATAaggccctgcccccacctgggATGCCAAGAGACACCAAGGATGTCACAGGGCATGGGAATAAGCACCATGAGGAGCCGGTGTGTGCGTGGACTGGCTCCCAAGCGCGCTCCATCGAAGGTGACAGAAGGGAGGTTGGTGTGTCCCTTCCCAGGGCGGCCATGACAAAGTGCCATGAATTGGGTGACTtaacacagaaatttattgtctcacggtctggaggcc comes from Equus asinus isolate D_3611 breed Donkey chromosome 26, EquAss-T2T_v2, whole genome shotgun sequence and encodes:
- the LOC106836106 gene encoding interferon lambda-3-like encodes the protein MGLLETDCEMGTSEQKRGSFRLKNHTCRSRPFPRTWDLRQLQVWECPVALEAELGLTLWVLANSSLGDVLDWPLGTLSHIHSELQVCVSPLPTVGPRPQGRLLQWLHRLHKAPKKEPWGCLEASVMFNLFRLLTKDLTCVASGHLCV